The stretch of DNA AATGAGTGCGGATATATCTAAATGTATAAAGGCTGAATTGATTTCCATCATCCTTATATTTGTGAGGCAGTAATCCTTGATCAGGCCATTATAATTAGCCCTAAATACAAAGGTCATGATGAAAGTAATCCTGCATTTAGGGTTAGTACATAACTAGTACAGATTTGATTAGATTCCATCTCTACTTAACGACATATTATTTCCACTGACTAAAACGTAATCTTGATGTAACGATATATATTCTACCAATTAAAGCGTACCTAGCCTAAGAAACTCTACGGTCTATACATGGACCATGCCTAGCTGGGTGCACATCATAAGCACGTGATCAGGTTTTGTACACATATatcatttcttgtttttttgtcacagaaaatatcaaaccatATTATACATAAGCTACTCTACTGTTGTATGCATGACATTTGAACAAATTCTAGTATGTTTTCAATACGATTAGCCTTGATTTTGTTCTGCTAgttgaaaataaacaatgCCCAAATACGTATATATTAGAGTAATTAAGCACGCTTCTCTGTCAATCATTGTAGGAATGTTTGTTTATGTACttaatatatcttttataGCTACAGCCACATGATTGCGTCGTCGAACATTCTCTATATAACTCCTTCACTTGGACTCGTAAAGCTCATACAATTGCTACCATTGTTCATAGTCTCCATTCCCATTAATTAGGCCCCAAAACCAAATCATTTGTGCCTGATCGATCCCAATTACCtcctattatatatatctagccAGTTGGTCCAGATAATTAGCAATGGATGTTATATCGTTTCTTCTGCTCTTCATTTCGATTGCTCTGGTTTCTTCAGTTGCTCGTGCTGCTGTTGTGGAGCACACTTTTAATGTAACTAACTAAGCTGCACTGATCACTCTACTAGTGTATATGTGCACGCAATTCCTTCCTCCAGCTTGTCAATTTGTGCAGCCATTTgcatatttaatttcatgtcatgtgtttatatgtattcatGTGATATTAGGATTAGGATGTTAACAGGAGGTTCATGCATGTGATTATATGTTGTCGTTACATTAGTTGATGCTTTAGTTTACGCCTCCTAATTGTTTAATTACAGAGTATATTGAGCTACGTACAGGTACGTGCCAACCgttcttttttgcattttagACTAGTAAAATAAGTTCAGAATACTACACATAATACCAAAAATAccctagctaattaatcaaaaGTAGAACCACTAATCACTCGTTCATATTTTGATATGCAGCCGACATCTGTAGTTACAAAGTCATATATTGTTTACTAGCTAGCGACTGCAAAAGATATATCTCTAACTGTTAAATTATACTAATTACTTGTCACTACTTCTAGGTGATCaactagttaattaatcaagcaGTAATAACaattagtaatatttttttttgcatgttgtATTTCATCTTCAGATTGGCAACTTCTCCATCAGCCAGCTCTGCCAGCCGCCGAGGATCATCACCGCCGTCAATGGCCAGCTCCCCGGCCCGACGATCTACGCCTGCGAGGGCGACACGGTGGTCGTGCATCTCGTCAACTCCTCTCCCTACAGCATGTCCCTCCACTGGTACGTGATTATTCAACTCGTCAAACTCATTAATTCCAGGACGAAATTAATTCCTTTCCGAAATTTCCGATAACGATACTATTTTTTGAAATCTCCgaaatatattattgatatTTCGGAAATTTATGTTTTGGTGATATATAGAATGATCGGTATTagcatttgaatttgaaaattctCGTCCGAAGTTTCTGAAAGGTTTCCCAAATTTCTGGGTAACCGGAATTTTGATTGGCCCTCCGATATAGAAGTGtgtaacaaaatttcaaacccATATAAACCATGTTTCTTTCGGCttgagattattataatccagattattggGAGTAAACTAAAAGAAACATATAACTTATTGAAATAGctaattataatttagagtccagcttattataatatgataacCTTATTTAGGTAatgtttttctagattattagatGAAAAATTACACACGACGCCACTCCACTATCTCTCTAGACTTGcaaactcaataatctagactaTAATAATCttgaaaagaaacaacttaaaatttattctactacatattataacaatctagcttatagtaatctgacactataataatcttaagctaaAAGAAACATGCCATACATGATTTGATGTGATAATCGACACACGACGAGTTGATGTGATAATCGAAGCATCACCATGATTTGACGTGTTGACTAAATTAGCTTGCTACTGTAGGCACGGCGTTCTGCAGCGCGGCACGCCGTGGGCGGACGGGCCGGCGATGGTGACGCAGTGCCCCGTGCGCCCCGGCGGCAACTACACGTACAGGTTCACCGTCGCCGGGCAGGAGGGCACGCTGTGGTGGCACGCCCACGTCTCCTTCCACCGCGCCACCGTCTACGGCGCGCTCGTCATCaggccccgcggcggcgccgccgcctaccCGTTCCCTCGGCCCGACGAGGagcgcgtcgtcgtcctcggcgAGTGGTGGAACGCCACCGTCTACGACATGGAGCGCATGGCCTTCCTCACCGGCATCCCGGCGCCCCACGCCGACGCCTACACCATCAACGGCAAGCCCGGCGACTTCTACAACTGCTCCGCCGCAAACCGTACGTACAAATTAACCTCGATTTTGTGTTGGCATGTGATCAGATCGATCAGCCATGGTGTCACATGGTGAGGGTGTTTGCATGCAGAGACGGAGACGTTCGAGGTGAGGCAGAACAGGACGTACTTGCTGCGGATCATCAACGCTGGGATGAACACGCCGTTGTTTTTCAAGGTGGCGAGGCACCGGCTCACCGTCGTCGGCGCGGACGCGTGCTACACCAAGCCGTACAAGACCGGCGTGGTGGTGATCTCGCCGGGGCAGACGGTGGACGCGGTGATGGTggccagcgccgccgtggGGAGGTACTACATGGCGGCGTCGCCCTACGACAGCGCCATCCCGCAGGGCCCGCCGTTCAGCGACACCACCGCCACGGCCATCCTGCAGTACGTCGGCGCGCGGCGCAAGACGGCGCGCCCGGTGcttccgcggcggccggcggtcaACGACACGGCCACCGCGCACCGGTTCTTCTCGGGCATGACCGCACTTCTCCGCCCCGGTAAGCCGACGgtgccgctcgccgtcgacaCCCACATGTACGTCACCGTCGGCCTCGGCGTCTCCGACTGCCTCCCGGAGCAGCTCCTCTGCAACCGGAGCGCGCCGCCGGTGTTCTCGTCGAGCATGAACAACGCCTCCTTCGTCACCCCGACGAACACCTCCATGCTCGAGGCCCATTTCAAGaacgcggcggccggcgtctACACCCGTGACTTCCCCGACACGCCGCCGGTGGTGTTCGACTACACCGGCGACGAGAGCGACAACGCGACGATGCAGTACACcgccaagtcgaccaaggtaaAGACGCTGCGGTACAACACGACGGTGGAGATGGTGCTGCAGAACACGCGGCTGATCGCCAAGGAGAGCCACCCGATGCACCTCCATGGCTTCAACTTCTTCATCCTCGCGCAAGGGTTCGGCAACTATGACGGGAGCACGGCGGTGGGGAAATTCAACCTGGTGGACCCGCAGGAGCGCaacaccgtcgccgtgcccaCCGGCGGCTGGGCCGTCATCCGCTTCGTCGCCGACAACCCCGGTAAATGCTGTGCATGAGTACTGTTACATACATTTTCTTAGGTAACCAAATTAAAATCACGATATTTTTGGTTCTGTCTCGGCAGAAAGCATATGGCGTACGTTCCTTTTCCAattgtgacaaaaaaaaatgttttggtgAGAATGAAAACGAGCGTCCACGAGTGACACGAATGTATAGTTCCTAAATAACTTAGAGAATTCTATAGATTTACACATTGGAAGTTGTATacttctgcaaaaaaaaatactacctctgtcgctaaatatttgacataattgatatttttacatacgtttgactattcttcttattcaaattgttttgtcaaatatgtaaatctatatatatgcataaaagtatatttaacaataaataaaatgatataaaaataattaataattatgtaaatttttttaaataagacaaatagtcaaacatgtataaaaagtcaacggcgtcaaatatttagggatggagagAGCACAAGATATATGAATAGTGTAggtagatattttataattaaattttccAAGAGCCTCTGGTTTCGAAAATTTGTAATTAAGTATTGGATATGTAAATACGTTATTAAAATAACtatttttgattgaatgttaaaaattgattttgacaGAGGAAGTTCCTAtagattttaattattaatatggaGTTTACACTTACATAGAAGAGTATGGTTCAAACACCCAGAAATTAATTCCATTATATATCTAATTAAAATCGTATACATATATCATGTGGTATAcgcaaataaaatttactaagccatcaattaaaaaatatattttgattaaaCTAATTTATACCTTCTCCATATTTAAATGCATGACATTtttactattatatataaagtttgaccatttttcatattcaattttttgaaagattatttattttgttatgtcaTTTTGATCTATATGCATATCGTAAACACGACACATGTTTTAATATCTACACTATTTGTTTGAATAAAAAAGTAATCAAACATTGAGTTTAAACATCAAATTGTC from Oryza brachyantha chromosome 12, ObraRS2, whole genome shotgun sequence encodes:
- the LOC102700485 gene encoding laccase-25; translation: MSLHWHGVLQRGTPWADGPAMVTQCPVRPGGNYTYRFTVAGQEGTLWWHAHVSFHRATVYGALVIRPRGGAAAYPFPRPDEERVVVLGEWWNATVYDMERMAFLTGIPAPHADAYTINGKPGDFYNCSAANQTETFEVRQNRTYLLRIINAGMNTPLFFKVARHRLTVVGADACYTKPYKTGVVVISPGQTVDAVMVASAAVGRYYMAASPYDSAIPQGPPFSDTTATAILQYVGARRKTARPVLPRRPAVNDTATAHRFFSGMTALLRPGKPTVPLAVDTHMYVTVGLGVSDCLPEQLLCNRSAPPVFSSSMNNASFVTPTNTSMLEAHFKNAAAGVYTRDFPDTPPVVFDYTGDESDNATMQYTAKSTKVKTLRYNTTVEMVLQNTRLIAKESHPMHLHGFNFFILAQGFGNYDGSTAVGKFNLVDPQERNTVAVPTGGWAVIRFVADNPGMWYMHCHFDAHISLGLGMVFEVLDGPTPETSVPPPPADLPRC